The Rickettsia endosymbiont of Cantharis rufa genome segment TAGGAAATTTAGTATATCAAAAGTTTGTTTCCCTTAATATTTTTAATCTGTATATTCTTGAATTATCTGTAGGAGCAATTTTTTACCCGTTAACTTTTTTATTAACGGATTTAATAGTTGAGTTTTATGGTAAAGAAAGAGCCAATTTTTGTGTAAAGCTTGCTATTGTTTTTAATATAATAGTAGTTTTAGTAATAAGTCTTATGGGTAAATTGGAAGCTACTAATTGGTCTAATGTTGATAACGTAACTTTTCACAAAGTTTTCGGTTCATATCATATATCTTTTTTAGCATCAACTTTTGCTTGTTATATAGCCCAACTTGTTGATATTAATATCTATTTATGGATACGTAAAATTACTAAAGGTAAATATTTATGGATAAGAAATAATTTCAGTACAGCAATTTCTTTATTTATTGATACTTTTATTGTAATTGGGATTATGAGCTTGTTTAATATTTTCCCGCTTGAACAATTAGGTACTCTTATTCTTAATAGCTATTCATTTAAACTATTTTTTACCGTATTTAGTACACCGATATTCTATTTGGCAGTTTGGTTAATAAGCTTATCTATTGGGAGATTTGATAAATATAGTAAATTGATTTGAACGAGGTAGCACGTTGTTCGTCGACTCGCCTCTAATAATATGTAATAGTTAGGATTTAATAGATACCCCAACTTTTCGCCTGTTATTGACTCTTGCAGAGCTAAATGGTTTTAATTTAGAATCTCATATTATGGTTGATAAAATTAGTGCTATAAGAAGTGATAAAATTCAAAAAAAATTGGTGAATTATCACCTGAACAACTAGAAAGGTTAATTGAAGATATTAAATCATGGATTAATTAGCTATCAATTTTCTCATTTTTTCTTGCAAAGAATTTTGGCGTAAACGAGTTTTCAAGCTTTTAAAATCAATCATTTCTGCTTTTTGATTTTGAAAGCTACAGGCAAAAATATATTTCTGCTCTCCTTTGACCTTTTGGATACATTGTCCACAAATCCCTTTCATCATACATTGCATCGATGAGTTAACGCTAACTATTAACTCTATATCCTCGCCGAATATTTCATTTTTTAAACTTTGTAATTCTTCTATTATTTCAGGGGAAGCATTAATTATTACTCTATCCACAGAAGTTAATTTATGATTTTTTATATCAGGATAGGTGA includes the following:
- a CDS encoding queuosine precursor transporter; translation: MSIDFNIKEKIYIILCTFFTVLIIVGNLVYQKFVSLNIFNLYILELSVGAIFYPLTFLLTDLIVEFYGKERANFCVKLAIVFNIIVVLVISLMGKLEATNWSNVDNVTFHKVFGSYHISFLASTFACYIAQLVDINIYLWIRKITKGKYLWIRNNFSTAISLFIDTFIVIGIMSLFNIFPLEQLGTLILNSYSFKLFFTVFSTPIFYLAVWLISLSIGRFDKYSKLI